A portion of the Mauremys reevesii isolate NIE-2019 linkage group 18, ASM1616193v1, whole genome shotgun sequence genome contains these proteins:
- the VPS29 gene encoding vacuolar protein sorting-associated protein 29 isoform X2 codes for MLVLVLGDLHIPHRCNNLPAKFKKLLVPGKIQHILCTGNLCTKESYDYLKTLAGDVHIVRGDFDENLNYPEQKVVTVGQFKIGLIHGHQVIPWGDMASLALLQRQFDVDILISGHTHKFEAFEHENKFYINPGSATGAYSALENNIIPSFVLMDIQASTVVTYVYQLIGDDVKVERIEYKKP; via the exons CTGGTATTAGTATTAGGAGACCTTCACATCCCACATCGATGCAACAACCTCCCAGCTAAGTTCAAAAAACTGCTGGTCCCAGGAAAGATACAGCACATCCTCTGCACCGGAAACCTCTGCACCAAGGAGAGCTATGACTACCTCAAGACTTTAGCTGGGGATGTTCACATTGTAAGAGGAGACTTTGATGAG aacCTGAATTATCCAGAACAGAAAGTTGTAACCGTTGGGCAGTTCAAAATTGGGCTGATCCATGGCCATCAAGTTATACCCTGGGGAGATATGGCCAGCCTGGCACTGCTACAAAGGCAGTTTGATGTGGACATTTTAATTTCAGGGCATACACACAAATTTGAGGCATTTGAGCATGAAAACAAGTTCTACATCAACCCCGGGTCAGCCACAGGAGCTTATAGTGCCTTGGAGAA CAACATCATTCCTTCATTTGTGCTGATGGATATCCAAGCTTCCACAGTAGTTACCTATGTGTATCAACTAATTGGAGATGATGTGAAAGTAGAAAGAATTGAGTACAAAAAACCCTAA
- the VPS29 gene encoding vacuolar protein sorting-associated protein 29 isoform X1 codes for MAGHRLVLVLGDLHIPHRCNNLPAKFKKLLVPGKIQHILCTGNLCTKESYDYLKTLAGDVHIVRGDFDENLNYPEQKVVTVGQFKIGLIHGHQVIPWGDMASLALLQRQFDVDILISGHTHKFEAFEHENKFYINPGSATGAYSALENNIIPSFVLMDIQASTVVTYVYQLIGDDVKVERIEYKKP; via the exons CTGGTATTAGTATTAGGAGACCTTCACATCCCACATCGATGCAACAACCTCCCAGCTAAGTTCAAAAAACTGCTGGTCCCAGGAAAGATACAGCACATCCTCTGCACCGGAAACCTCTGCACCAAGGAGAGCTATGACTACCTCAAGACTTTAGCTGGGGATGTTCACATTGTAAGAGGAGACTTTGATGAG aacCTGAATTATCCAGAACAGAAAGTTGTAACCGTTGGGCAGTTCAAAATTGGGCTGATCCATGGCCATCAAGTTATACCCTGGGGAGATATGGCCAGCCTGGCACTGCTACAAAGGCAGTTTGATGTGGACATTTTAATTTCAGGGCATACACACAAATTTGAGGCATTTGAGCATGAAAACAAGTTCTACATCAACCCCGGGTCAGCCACAGGAGCTTATAGTGCCTTGGAGAA CAACATCATTCCTTCATTTGTGCTGATGGATATCCAAGCTTCCACAGTAGTTACCTATGTGTATCAACTAATTGGAGATGATGTGAAAGTAGAAAGAATTGAGTACAAAAAACCCTAA